The proteins below come from a single Cupriavidus pauculus genomic window:
- a CDS encoding FliI/YscN family ATPase, whose protein sequence is MSTILDFADRIDRALASTEGGARYGKIVEVTGTLLHVGGLDASLGEICELRAPSGALLQRAEVVGFSRRMLLLAPFGNTVGLSRATRVVGSGRALAIGVGNGLLGRVIDGLGEPIDGLGPIDATHHVPVFANAPDPMRRKLIDTAIATGVRAIDGLMTLGEGQRLGIFAPAGVGKSTLLGMLARGTDCDISVIVLIGERGREVREFIELILGEAGMRRTVVVCATSDRSSIERAKAAYVGTAVAEHFRDQGLRVLLMMDSLTRFARAQREIGLAAGEPPTRRGFPPSIFAELPRLLERAGTSDVGSITALYTVLAEDESGSDPVTEEVRGILDGHLILSRDIAARNRYPAIDILNSLSRVMPLVATPDHMAGAGRMRKLLARYAEVETLLQVGEYQSGNDPLADEAIARHDELEAFLGQGTQEHAEAFETANIVMAYAGQ, encoded by the coding sequence ATGAGCACGATCCTCGATTTCGCCGACCGGATCGACCGGGCCCTGGCCTCCACCGAAGGCGGCGCGCGCTACGGCAAGATCGTGGAAGTCACCGGCACGCTGCTCCACGTCGGCGGCCTCGACGCCTCGCTCGGCGAGATCTGCGAACTGCGCGCCCCCTCCGGCGCGCTGCTCCAACGCGCCGAAGTCGTCGGCTTCAGCCGCCGCATGCTCCTGCTGGCACCGTTCGGCAATACGGTCGGCCTCTCGCGCGCCACGCGCGTGGTCGGCAGCGGCCGCGCGCTGGCCATCGGCGTCGGCAACGGCCTGCTCGGCCGCGTGATCGACGGCCTGGGCGAGCCCATCGACGGCCTCGGCCCCATCGACGCCACGCACCACGTCCCGGTGTTCGCCAACGCCCCCGATCCCATGCGCCGCAAGCTGATCGATACCGCCATCGCCACCGGCGTGCGCGCCATCGACGGCCTGATGACGCTCGGCGAGGGCCAGCGCCTGGGCATCTTCGCGCCGGCCGGCGTCGGCAAGAGCACGCTGCTCGGCATGCTCGCACGCGGCACCGACTGCGATATCAGCGTCATCGTGCTCATCGGCGAACGCGGCCGCGAAGTCCGCGAGTTCATCGAACTGATCCTCGGCGAAGCCGGCATGCGCCGCACGGTCGTCGTGTGCGCCACCTCGGACCGCTCGTCGATCGAACGCGCCAAGGCCGCATACGTCGGCACCGCCGTGGCCGAGCACTTCCGCGACCAGGGCCTGCGCGTGCTGCTGATGATGGACTCTCTCACCCGCTTTGCCCGCGCCCAGCGCGAGATCGGCCTCGCCGCCGGCGAGCCCCCCACACGCCGTGGCTTCCCGCCTTCGATCTTCGCGGAACTGCCGCGCCTGCTCGAACGCGCCGGCACCAGCGACGTGGGCTCGATCACCGCGCTCTACACGGTGCTTGCCGAAGACGAAAGCGGCAGCGATCCCGTGACCGAGGAAGTCCGGGGCATTCTCGACGGCCACCTGATCCTCTCGCGCGACATCGCCGCCCGGAACCGATACCCGGCCATCGACATCCTCAACAGCCTCAGCCGCGTCATGCCGCTCGTGGCGACCCCCGACCATATGGCCGGCGCGGGCCGCATGCGCAAGCTGCTGGCACGCTACGCGGAAGTCGAGACCCTGCTGCAGGTCGGCGAATACCAGAGCGGCAACGACCCGCTGGCCGACGAGGCCATCGCACGCCACGACGAACTGGAGGCGTTTCTCGGCCAAGGCACGCAGGAACACGCCGAGGCATTCGAGACGGCCAATATCGTCATGGCCTACGCCGGTCAATGA